A single region of the Octopus bimaculoides isolate UCB-OBI-ISO-001 chromosome 6, ASM119413v2, whole genome shotgun sequence genome encodes:
- the LOC106871467 gene encoding zinc finger protein 708 codes for MMHTGEKLYCCDICDKTFSNNSNLRRHKRTHTGEKPYDCEFCGKEFSSNFNLKKHKTIHTGDRPYRCEICGKGYSCNVHLKRHEMVHSEERPYYCDICGKTFASSSDITRHKIVHTREKLFQCEICGKTFSYNGDLKQHKMVHTGERPYRCDICGKAFSRRYGVTRHKMVHIRENP; via the coding sequence atgatgcatactggagagaaactatactgctgtgatatttgtgataaaacATTCTCTAACAACAGTAATTTAAGGAGACATAAACGaactcatactggagagaaaccatacgaCTGTGAATTTTGTGGGAAAGAATTTTcatctaattttaatttaaaaaagcATAAAACTATTCACACTGGAGATAGGCCGTATcgctgtgaaatttgtggtaaaGGTTATTCATGCAATGTACATTTGAAGAGACATGAAATGGTTCACTCAGAAGAGAGACCTTattactgtgatatttgtggtaaaacatttgcAAGTAGTAGTGACATAACAAGACATAAAATAGTTCATACAAGGGAGAAACTATTCCAgtgtgaaatttgtggtaaaaCTTTCTCATATAATGGTGATTTGAAACAACATAAAATGGTCCACACTGGAGAGAGACCATACCGCTGTGACAtatgtggtaaagcattctctaGAAGATATGGTGTAACTAGGCATAAAATGGTTCACATTAGAGAAAATCCATAG